GGTGTTAGGGCTGCCTTCGCTCATGGTCTCACCTGTCTCGTACACGCGTGTCCTTTCTTATAGGGAAAACGAGACCGGTCGCCCCGGTCCCGCCCCCTGATTGCTTTGCTTAACAGTTTACTTCCTCAAGCCGAGTTTCTCAATCAAGGCCTTGTAACGGCCCTCGTCCTCCCGCTCGAGGTACCGCAACAGCCGCTTACGCCGCCCCACGAGCTTCAACAAGCCGCGGTGGGAGTGGTAGTCGTGCTTGTGCACGCGCAGGTGCTCGGAGAGCCGGTTGATGCGCGCCGTGAGTAGCGCGACCTGCACCTCGGTCGAACCGGTGTCACCGGGGAAACGCGCAAACTCCTGAATGATCCGCTGCTTTTCTTCCGTCGTGATCGACATCTCAACCTCCGTCAGGTAAGGGAACGCGCACTTCAGGCCTTCCCTCCCTCAAAACCTTTCCCAGCTTAAGGCCTTCCACACGGGCGGGTCAAGGGCCCCCCCGGCGTAGCTCCTCCAGGAGGGTTTGGGCTTCCCGGACGGCCTCCTCGAGCAAAGCGGCTAGACGCTCGTCCTCCAGATACACCGCACGCCACGCCAGGTACACGAGCCGCTCCCCGCGCGGGTCATCCTCAAGCGTTTCAGCAAGTTCGGCCAGGGTTTCGGGGTCTTGCTGCTCAATGAAAGCTTCCAGAAGCGCGGTCAGCTCCACGCGCTTATCGTATACTCGGCAGCGTGCGGGATGTGCTGGATCGAGCCGCGAAAGAGCTGGATCGGGTGCGCCGCCTGCCCCCTGAAAAGGGAATCGCGGTGATTCAGGAGGCGTTGGCCCTTTTGGAGGCAGTGCCTCCAGGGCGGGAGCGCGACGGTATGATGGCCCTCGCGTACCTTAGGTTGGCGCAGCTTAAGCAACGGTTGGGGAAAAGCGAGGAGGCAGAACGCGCGTTTTGGGTAGGGTTCAGCTACGCTCGCACCTCTGGAGAGGTGCGGGTGCGTCGCTTCGCGGAGCGCTTGAAGGAGGAGTTTGATGCCTGATGTGATCGGTCTGCTCGCGGTTTGGAGCATCGTGATCAGCGGCGGGTTTTTGCTTTTGGGGGTGGGCTTGATCCGGCGCGGGAACGTGCGCTGGCACCACCGCGCCATGCTGACGGCCACGGTCTTCGCGGCGCTGTTTCTGGTGTTTTACCTGGCGAAATGGGCGCTTATAGGTACGACCCGGTACGCGGGGCCCGAGGCGTGGCGCGCGGCTTATTACTTCGTTCTCTTCACGCACACGCTGCTCGCCGCCGTGAACGGCCCCCTTGCTCTTGTAGTGCTGTACAACGCCTTTAAGGGAAGGTTTGACCGGCATAAGGCCTGGGCGCGCTGGACGGTCCCGATCTGGTTATACGTGGCCTTGAGCGGCTGGATCATCTACGTGGTGCTGAGGCTGTACGGGGAGAAGGCAGACGGGATCGCGTTTTAACCGGGACTAGCGGAGAGCGAAACCCCCAGCACCTCCGCTGGGGGTTTCCGTTTCTGGTTGCGGGGGCAGGATTTGAACCTGCGACCTTCGGGTTATGAGCCCGACGAGCTACCAGACTGCTCCACCCCGCGTCACCGCTGCTTAATGTAGCAGACACACAAATTCTTGTCAAGGGAAATGGAAATCGGGGTCATGTAAAAAACTCGGTTGAGTAAGAGGGGAGCCCTTAGTCTGGTTCTGCCATGAAGCCGACTGAGGACTCCCCGAGCTCCATCGTACCCTGTCCCCACTGCGGAGCCACCCGTGAGGAGAGCGGGGGCTACCGCAGACGCAAGCTGCGCACCTTTCGGGGCATCCAGGAAGTCAGAGTCAAACGGATCCGCTGCGCCCAATGCAAGCGCCAGAAACGAGCTCTCTACCCGGAGGACTGCCCTAGAAGCCGCTGGTACGCGATCTCCATCCAGGAGCACTTCCTCATCCTCGCAAGCCATCGCGCCCCTGAAAGCGTCCAAAACGATCTCGCCAAGAACCTGGGCTTCCCCCTCGCCCGTCCCACCCGCCTCCGCTGGCTCAGGTCCGCGGGGGCCAGGGCCAAACGGCTCCTTCAGCGGGAGAACCGTCTTCTCCGAGGGCGGGTGTACTGGGGGAGTGTGGATGAATGGGCCTTTGGCCGGGGCCCCAAGGGGTACGGGTACCTTTACTTTGAGGCTTGGACGGGTTGCCCGCTGTGGGGAGACCTTGGCCATCGGCGGCGTTACGAGCGGGTGCGGGAGCTCCTTTGGAGGTTACCTCCAAGGCTGGGGGTGGTTTCGGACGGGGCGCAGGAGGTAGGGGAGGCGTTGGGCTGGTTGGGGCGGAGGCTGCTTTGGGCCCGGTGCGCTTTCCACCTGATGCGGGAGGTACGGGCCAAGGTGGACCGGAAGGCGTGGGGGGAGATACGGGAGGGTCTGAGGGTGCTGCGGGGGCTTGGGCCTGGGGAGAGGGAGGCGTTCTTTTGGAAGGAGCTTCTGCCCCGGTGGGGTAAGGCCTTGGAGGGCTGGGTGCGGGCTTGGGAGGGGTTGCAGGAGGCTTGGGGGGCCGAGGTACCGCCTCCTTGGACAAACAACGTGGCGGAGGTAGGGCATGGGCGATTGTGGCGGCGGCGCAGGCGGAGGGTGTTGCGGAGCCTGGAGGTGGGGGAATCCTGGTTGATGGTGGGGCTTTACCGGATGCGGCATCGGCGGATTGGGGAAAAGAGCCCCTGGGAAAGGCTTACGGGAACTCTTTCCCCAGAGTGCTGGTGGAGGCCCCTGGTGGGGAGGATAAAAGGGTCAACTCAAAACTTGCACCTCCCGCATATCCCGCATAAACCTTCACCCCCTCCCCCCGGCGGCCAGAGACCCAGGGCATAGAGCTCCCGCAGGGCGACCTGCACCACGAGCTCAGGCAAGAGAACCCGCGCCGCCCGCTCCCTGGCCTCCCGCCAGCTTCCTTCCCCCTCCATGCCCACCCAGTGGGCCAACAGGTAGGCCAGAAGGGAAAGCACCAGAAAACGGTGCACCCCCAAAGCCGTCCGCTGCCCAAACTGCCCCAGGGAGAACTCGCTTTTCGCGGCGCGGAAGAAGTGCTCTATGGCAAACCGCCTCTTTCCCCAAGTGAGCGCCGTCCGGGGCGTGGCGGGAAAGGTGGCCACCACGTACCGCCACTCCCAGCCCCCTTGGGGCAGGGGGTAGCGGTACCAGGCCACCCAGACCGGGAAGGAAAGCCCCCAAAGGTAGACCCGGCTCCCCTGCCGCCTGAGGTCCCCAAGCCTCCCCCCTTCCCGCAGCCTCCGGTCCCGCCGCGTCCCCACCACCGCTTCAAAACCCAACCGCTTCACCCCGAAAAGGAACCGGGTGGTGCCAAAGGCCGCATCCGCGGCCACCCGTATCCGGAAGGCCCGGCGCATCCAGGGGGGCAGAGAGGCCAGGAGGCTTAGGGCCAGGCGGGAGAGGGCCTTCTCCCCCTTGCCCCGCCAGAGGCGGTAGGCCCAAGGGATGCGGAGGTCTCCGTAGACGAGGTAGAGGACCACCAGATGGAGTCCCCACTTGCCGTGAAAAAAGGAGAGGGGCAGGGGCCTGGAAACGGCCCCGCTTCTCCAGAGTGACTAGGTCCAGGACCACCAGGAGACGGGGCTTGGGGCCTTTTTTCTTTCTGGCCCGGTCCAGGGCTTTCTCGGCCTCTTTTCTTGCCAGGCGGATGAGAGCGCGGGTGGGCCAGGGGTAGCGGTTGAGGAAGCGAGAGAGGGCGGAGGGGGACTTGACCTGGCTGTGCTGGGGTCTGGCCTTGCCGTGGCCGTGGAGGAGGAGCAAGAGCAGGGCCTTGAGGGATTCCTGGAGGTGGGGGCTTGGCAAAAGGGCCAGGAGGGTCCAAAGTAGGGACAGGGCCGCTTGGGTCATGGCACCCGTCATCAGACGGGAAACCAGCGGCCCCTTTCAAGTGGTCCTGGCGCATAGGTATCCCCAGGGTGCATAAGTGCAAGTTTTGAGTCAACCGACTTTTTTACATGAGTCGGAAATCGTGGCGCCCCCGCGGAAGGATCGCGCGGCTCGAGCGGACGCGGAGCCCTCACAACGACCGAATCCCCTGAGCCTTTGGGGTAAGGCGACGAAACAGAACAGCGCGATAGGGCATGCATCCTCGCGAGGTCCTGTTAGAATAACCCAAAGGATGCCCGTACCGGGAGGCCATCTTATGAAACGAGCCTGGTTGACCGCAGTAATATTCGGGGCCCTGGTGGCCTTTGCGGAACCTCAATCCACAGACCCTAGCGTTCTCGAGGCGCAGCTCCAACAAAACCCATCCGATCTGCCTACCCGCATTGCCCTCGGCCGGGCCTACCTGGAGGCTGGACGGTACGAGGACGCGGCTCGGTTGTTTGAGGATGTACTGGCCCTGGATTACAACAACTTCGCCGCGCATTTCGGTTTAGGGTTGGCGCACTACCGTCAAGGGAACCTCAAAGCCGCTCGTTTCGAGTTCGAGCAGCTTACCCACCTCTACCCGGAGCGTTTTGAAGGATGGTACAACCTCGCGGTGGTCTACGCCCAAGCGAACAACTGGGAAGCCGCGACCGAAGCCTTCACCCGAGCGATTGAGTTGGGTGAGGCCCAGGACCTCGCCACTCCAGAGCTCAAGCAAGCTTACCTGGGCCTGGCCGAGGCGCACCGCAAACAAGGTCGGCCCGACCAGGCCGCCGAGGTCCTCAAGCGGGCCCTGGCCCGTTTTGAGGGAGACCTGGAGGTTACCTACCTCCTAGCGGAAAATCTCACCCTCGCAGGAGAAGCCCTCGAGGCTATCCCCCACCTGTACAGCGTGTTGCAGAAGGACCGGGGGCATGTGGCTGCCGTAAGCTTGCTGGCGGATATCTACGTGGGGCAGGGGCTTAGGGACCGGGCCTTGCGCGAGCTGGATCGCTCCCTCGCCCAGGCGGCGGACCCCCGCATCCAGGCCCAGCTCCTCTTAAAGAAGGCGTTGCTTCTCCAAGGCGCGCAACCCCATCAGAGCCGGGAGCTGCTCGAGCAGGCCGTTCAGCTTGACCCCGATTTGTGGCAGGCGCACTACAACCTGGGGGTCGCCTGGCTTAAGGCGGGGGACCCCAGCCGAGCGATGCAGTCCTTCCGCCTCGCGTACCGGCTGCAGCCCAACGAGCCGCGCGTCCTGCTGGGAATGGCGGTGGCGGCGGATCAGTTAGGGGAATCTGCCGAAGCGCTGCGCTTTGCTGGACTTGCTGCAGCGATCGCAGAGGGCAGGACCAAAGCGGAAGCCCTGGTGCTCATCGGGAAGAGCGCGTACCGGTTAGGGCGGTATGATGCGGCCCTCGAGGCCCTGGGGCAAGCGGTCGCGCTGGACGATCAGGACGGTCAGGCGTGGTTGTGGTTGGGACTCGCCGCTTACGCCGCGCGCGACTTTTCCCGAGCGGTGGAGGCCCTGGAGCGCGCGGTGGCGATCGATGGCTCCCTAACCGCCCGCATGAACCTAGGGGCGGCGTACCTCGCGGTTAAGCGCTTTTCGGACGCGGAGCGCGTCCTGACGCAGGTGGTGCTCGAGGACGCGAACAACGCGGAAGCCTGGTACAACCTAGGGTGGGCCCTTAAGGCGTTGGCTCGCGATCAAGAAGCCCTTCGCGCTTGGAAGAAGGCCCTCGAGCTAGGGTACGAACCGGCTCGTGGGCTGGTGGACTAGGAGCGTCATGAGGTGGTTACGCGAAAACTGGATTGATGCGCTGGTGTTCAGCTTGTTCGCGCTGGTGGTGGTGGGCATCGTGCTCTTCTTGACCGGAGTGAACCCATTCCAGCGCGAAAGCCGCGCGGTGCGCGCCGCAACGCCTACTCCGCAGTCCCCGGCCACGGAGACGGTAGCCGCTCCCCCTACCGCGGCGCCCGCACCCCAGCCTCCCGCCGCGCCGGAATCCTCGCGGGAAGCCACGGCGACCGAACCCACGCCCGAGGCGCCTGCGGTCACGGTTCTACCACTGCCGCCCGCCATCGAGGAGGCTTCTCCGCCAAACCGCAGCGCGGGGGGGACGACCGTAGCCACGCGCCAGCCGCCAACGCCCAGCCCGTCCACCGTCACGCCCGCGCCAGCCGCTACCGAGCGAGAGGTGTTCCGCGTGGCGGTCGGGTCGTTCAGTAACCCGCAGAACGCTTTGCGGCTCGCGCAGAAGCTGGAAGAGGCGGGGTACCCGGTGCGCCTCGAGCCCATCGGACGGCTCACGCGGGTTGTGGTGGGGCCGTACGCGGAGCGCGCTCAGGCGGAGGCCGCGCACCAAGCCCTGCGCCTGTACGAGCCCCAGATCTACAAGGGCGACTCCCCGGAGGTGGACGACACGTACTTCCAGGTGGGCGCGTACCGGGACCTCGCGGTAGCGGAGGCGCTCGTGAAGCGTTTGCGGGACGCGGACTACCCGGTGGTGCTCTCGTACCGTTCCGGCCTCCTCCGGGTCTGGGTGGGGCCGCTCGCGCCGGAACAGGTGGAGGCCGTCCGGAACGGGCTTGAGGGCATGGGTCTCGAGGTCGTGGAGGCGCGGTGATGTCTAGGGAAACCCCGAAGATCCCGAACGCGACCATCTCCCGTTTGGTGACGTACTTGCGGATCCTGGAGAGCCTCGAGGAACGCGGCGTGAACCGCACCTCGAGCGAGCAGCTCGCGGAGGAGGCGCAGGTCACGGCGTTTCAGGTGCGTAAGGACCTCGCGTACTTTGGGAGTTATGGCACCCGGGGCGTGGGGTACACGGTTCAGGTGCTCAAGCGCGAGCTGCGCCAGATCCTGGGGCTGAACCGAAAGTGGGGGTTGTGCATCGTGGGGATGGGGCGTTTGGGGCAGGCGCTTGCGGACTACCCGGGGTTTGGGGAGACCTTTGAGCTTCGGGCGTTTTTTGATGTGGACCCGGAGAAGGTCGGGCAACGCATCCGCGGCATCGAGGTTCAGCACCTGAATGATCTGGCGCGTACCGTGGCGGAGCGGCACATCGAGGTGGGGTTGGTCACGGTGCCCGCCGAAGCCGCGCAGACGGTCGCGGACCAGCTGGTGGAGGCGGGCGTGCGCGGGATCTTGAATTTCGCGCCGGTGGTGCTCGAGGTGCCGAAGGAGGTCGCGGTGGAGTACGTGGACTTCCTTGCGGGCCTTTCCCGGTTGAGCTTTTTCATCCTAAACCCCAAGTGGAGAGAGGAGATGATGGGATGAAGCGCGTGCGTGGGCTTGTCGTGCTTGGGGCGCTGCTATTGATGGGCGTGTTGTCCGGGTGTGGGATGAACCTGGGCTTAGGAGATCCCTTGTATCGGGTGCAGTTCGACCCGGTCAGCTTTGGGTACGAGGTGACCCAGGATGGGATCCAGGTTGTGAGCAACCAGGCTCGGGTGCACGTGACGCCTGGTGCGCCGGGCGGGTGGCTCGAGGGGTACGAGATCACGTACCTGGATCCGGACGGAAACGTGATTCGCGGGCAACCGAACGGGTTGGGTGACGCGAAGGTGCGGATTCCGCCGGGGTACGTTTGCACCGAGACGCCCGCCGAGACCTGCACCCTTTCTTCGCCGGACGTGGCCTTCGCACCGAACGCTTCCGATTGGTTCACCGGGATTAGTCTGGACGCGGATATCGTGAACCTGCACTTGGACGCGGTGAATAACGGGGCAGCCTCGATCAACTGGCGGGCGGTCATCACCTTCACCGCACGGACCGATACCGGGCAGACGGTCACTTGGACGCAGACCGTGCGCATTCTGTACCCCTTGAGCCAGGGGCAGTAAAACACATCCCCAGGCCGCTGAACCAGAGCGGCCTGGGGTATACTTTTTGCGGTGAATGCTGAGACGCTGACCCTGGATCTTGAAACCTCCTTGGGCCGCTTCGAGGCGCGCCTGCGCGAACTGGTGGACTCCGATGTGGAGTTCATTCGTTTGATTCAGGATGATCTGGTGACCGCTGGCGGGAAGCGGATCCGGCCCCGGTTGGTGTTGTTGGCCTCGCGGGCGCTCGGGGGGGTCCCTAGGGAGATGGAGTTGGCGCTGGCCGTCGAGCTGCTGCACTCGGCTACATTGCTGCACGATGACTTGGTGGATGACGCCGAGACCCGGCGTGGGCGCGAGGCCGCGTTTCGGAAGTACGGGAACGCGGTCTCGGTGCTTTCAGGGGATTACCTGCTTTCTCGGGTGCTGTACCTTTTAGCGGAGACCGGTCGCTTAGAGCTCGTGCGGCTTTTCGCTGACGTGGCGCGGCAGCTTGCGGAAGGGGAGGTTTTCCAGTTCCAGGTCGCGGCCTTGGGGGAGTATTCCAAGGCCAACTACGAGCGGATCATCGCAGGCAAGACGGCTGCCTTGATGCGCGCCTGCACCGAGGGGGTGGCCCTGCTCGCTGACGCGGCACCTATGGTGCGCGAGGCGTTGCGGCGCTTCGGGTACGAGTACGGCATGGTCTTCCAGATGCGCGACGACTACCTGGACTTGATGGGGGACGGGCAGGTGCTGGGCAAACCCGTCGGGGGGGATGTACGCGAGGGTAAGGTCACCTTGATCACGCTGCACCTCCTCGAGCGCGCTGCTGAAGAAGTCGGGCCGATCCTGGCCCGCCGGGCTGCGAAACCGGGGGATATCGCGCGGTTGCGAGAGCTGGCCATCGCGACGGGCGCGGCGGAGGCGGTCGTGGAGGCGATTACCGCGCGCGCCGAACAGGCCGTCGCGGCCCTTGATCCGCTGCCCGACTCGCCGGCAAAAGCGCAGCTTATCGAGCTTGCCCGTTCGGAAGTTCGCCGGGTTCGGTAGTATAATCCGCCGTGGTGAGCCAAGGAGGTCGGCATGCTAAAGACGGCCTATGAACCCCCCGGAGATAGCGGGCTGTGGCAGTTGTTCCTGGAGAACCTCGAGCGGACCTTACACCACACACGCACCCACCCCGCGACGGTGGAGTACCTGATTCACCCCAGACGCACCCTCACCTTATCCGTGCCGGTCCGAATGGATGACGGCACGGTTCGTTTTTTCACAGGGTACCGGGTGGTGCACAACATCGCCCGGGGGCCCTCCAAGGGGGGGGTCCGGTACCACCCGGCCGTGACGATGGGGGAGACCGTAGGGCTTGCGGCCTGGATGACCCTAAAGTGCGGCGTCTTCCGCTTGCCGTATGGGGGGGCGGCCGGCGGGGTAGCCGTGGATCCCCGAGAGCTCTCCCCCCGGGAGCTCGAGCGCTTGTCGCGCCGGTACGTCGCGGAGCTGGTGGACGTGATCGGCCCCGACTCGGACATTCTGGGACCGGACCTGGGGACGGACGAGCGGGTGATGGCCTGGTTCATGGATACTTACTCCATGACGAAGGGGTACACCTCTCCGGGCGTGGTGACCGGGAAGCCGCTCCAACTTGGGGGTACGGCAGGCCGCGGGGACGCTGCGGGGCGCGGGATCGTGTACGTGCTGGAGGAGACGGCGCGGCGGTCCGGGCACCCGTTTAAGGGCGCGACCGTTGCGGTGCAGGGGTTCGGTAAGGTCGGGCGTACCGCGGCTGGGTTGCTTCACCAGGCGGGGCTTAAGGTCGTGGCGGTCTCGACCCGTACCGTGGGGGTGTACAACCCCAAGGGGCTGGATATCCCCGATGTGGCCCGTTATTACCAGGAGAACGGGTTCTTGCAAGGGTATCCGGGAGCGGAGGAGATCAGCAACGACGAGTTGTTGGCGTTAGAGGTGGACTACCTCATCCCCGCGGCTTTCGAGAATGTGGTGCATCGGGAGAATGCACGTGAAGTGCGGGCCAAGGTCGTGATTGAGGGGGCGAACGCCCCGCTCACGGGCGAAGCGGACGAGATCCTGCGGGAGCGCGGGGTCCTGGTCGTGCCGGATATCGTAGCGAACGGCGGTGGGGTGGTGGTCTCGTACCTGGAGTGGGTGCAGAACTTCTCCATGTTCTTCTGGACGGAAGCCGAGGTGCAGCAGAAGCTCCGCGAGGTGATGCAGCGCACGCTGGACGAGGTGTGGAGCATCGCTGAGCGGGACAAGATCGACCTGCGCCTGGCGGCTTACGTGTTGAGCGTGACCCGTATTAACGAAGCGACCAAGTTGAGGGGTGTGTACCCGTGAGAGAGGCGACGCTTTCTTACCTCAAGGAAGAGACGATGGGGCCTTGGGAGATCTATCTCGCGCAGGTGGATCGCGTGATTCCCTACTTGGGAAAGCTGGCGTACTGGGCGGAAACCCTGAAGCGCCCCAAACGCGTCCTGATCGTGGACGTGCCCATCCACTTAGACGACGGCACCGTAGCGCACTTCGAGGGGTACCGGGTCCATCACAACACTTCCCGAGGGCCGGCCAAGGGCGGGGTACGCTTCCACCCCGACGTCACGCTCTCCGAGGTCATGGCCCTGGCGGCTTGGATGACGATCAAGAACGCCGCGGTCGGGTTGCCGTATGGCGGGGGTAAGGGCGGCATCCGGGTGGATCCCACCAAGCTCTCCCCGGGGGAGCTCGAGCGCCTGACCCGCCGCTACACCTCCGAGATCGGGATCCTCCTCGCGCCCGAGAAGGACATCCCCGCTCCGGACGTGGGGACGGGCCAGCGGGAGATGGCCTGGATGATGGACACCTACTCCATGAATATCGGGCGTACCGCGCCGGGGGTGGTGACCGGGAAGCCCATCGCGGTCGGGGGGTCGCTCGGCCGCCAGGACGCGACGGGGAACGGGGTGTTCTACACGGCGGCCGCTGCGGCGCAGAAGATCGGGCTGGAGATCGAAGGCAGCCGCGTGGTGATCCAGGGCTTTGGTAACGTGGGGAACGCCGCGGCGCGGGCCTTCCACGATCACGGCGCGCGGCTCGTGGCGGTCTCCGACGTGACCGGAGCGATCATCAACGAGGGGGGGATTGACCCGTATGATCTCCTGCGCCACGTGCAGGAGAACGGCGGGGTGCGCGGGTACCCGAAGGCGGAGCCGTTGCCGGCCGCGGAGCTCTTCCACGTGCCGTGCGAGTTCTTGGTTCCCGCAGCGCTCGAGAAGCAGATCACCGAGCAGAACGCCTGGCGCATCCAGACCAAGATCGTGGTGGAAGGTGCGAACGGCCCCACGACCCCCGCGGCGGACGATATCCTCTCCGAGCGCGGCATCGTGGTGGTGCCGGACGTAATCGCAAACGCCGGAGGCGTGACGGTCTCGTACTTTGAGTGGGTGCAGGACTTTAACTCGTACTTCTGGAGCGAGGAGGAGATCAACCGGAATCTGCGCCGCGTACTCCAGGATGCTTTTGAGGCGGTCTGGCAGGTGCACGAGGAGAAGCGGGTTACCCTGCGCACGGCGGCGTACATCGTCGCGGCCACGCGGGTCCTCGAGGCCCGCGCGCTGCGCGGGTTGTACCCGTAACGGGACCGGGGATGCGGGTTCCTGGCCCCGGCCTCGTGCCGGGGCCGATGCCCTATGCTAGGAGTATGGCGGCCCAGGTGATGCCCGAGGACTGGCCGCACTGGGGGCGGGTGGTCCTCAAGCCGTTTGCCGTGGGGCTTACCGATGAGGAGTGGCGCCGGTTCTACGAGTGCTTCAGAGACCCTGAGATCGCGGCGTGGAACGGCAACCGACCCCTCCGGATGCCCTTGTGGTTGTTTAAGCGCGTGGTGCTTGGCGAGCTGAAGCGCGGGGATCGGTTGGGGTTCGGCATTCTGGATGAGCACGGTGAATGGATCGGTACGATCGAGCTGTACGACATGACCGTGCGTGAGGCGACGCTCGGCATCATCATTGGGGCTAAGGACCGCTGGGGACACGGGTACGGCACGGAGGCGGTACGGGCTTTGCTCGCCTACGCCTTCGAGCGGCTGGGGCTCGAGCGGGTGCGCTTAAAGACCTTCCGGCACAACCTGCGGGCCCGGCGCGCCTTTGAGAAGGCGGGGTTCCGGCTGGTGCGCTTCGAGCCGTTGCCCGGCGGCAAGGAGGACGCGCACATGGAGGTATCGCGGGAGGAGTGGGATGCGGCTCTGGGTTCCGGAGGGCACCAAAGCTAAGTACCTGGAGGGCCTCCCGGAGGAAGTCGAGGTGGGGTACTTCCCCAAGGAAGGCCCCTTCCCGGACGAGATCGAGACGGTGGAGTTCCTGGTGCCGCCCTTTGGGCAGCGCGACCGGGTGCAGGAGGCCCTAGCCCGCATGCCGCGCCTGAGGGTCGTGCAGACCCTGTCAGCCGGTGTGGATTGGATTTTGCCGCTCGTGCCTCCAGGCGTGACGCTTGCGGACGCCCGGGGGGTGCACGACACCCCGGTCGCGGAGTGGGTGGTCGGGGCGATTCTCGCCATGTACAAGCGCTTCCCGGAGTTCCGGGATTTCCAGAGGCGGTCGCGCTGGGAGCCCTTGAAGCTCGCGGACCTCGAGGGGCAGGTCGTGCTCATCCTGGGGTACGGTTCGATCGGGGAGGCGGTGGAAGCCCGGCTGAAGCCTTTTGGGGTGCGGGTCCTTCGGGTGGCGCGCAGGCCCCGGCCGGGCGTCCACCCTCCCGAAATGCTGGCGGCGCTGCTGCCTGAGGCGGACGTGGTGGTGCTTTTGCTTCCGCTCACCCGGGAGACCGAAGGGATGGTGGACGCGCGCTTCCTCGCGCGGATGAAGCCCGGCGCGTTGCTGGTGAACGCGGCGCGCGGCCGGGTGGTACGGACCCCGGCGCTGCTAGAGGCGTTGGAGGCTGGCCGGATCCGCGCGGTTCTTGACGTGACGGACCCCGAGCCTTTACCCGAGGACCACCC
This region of Marinithermus hydrothermalis DSM 14884 genomic DNA includes:
- a CDS encoding 2-hydroxyacid dehydrogenase — protein: MRLWVPEGTKAKYLEGLPEEVEVGYFPKEGPFPDEIETVEFLVPPFGQRDRVQEALARMPRLRVVQTLSAGVDWILPLVPPGVTLADARGVHDTPVAEWVVGAILAMYKRFPEFRDFQRRSRWEPLKLADLEGQVVLILGYGSIGEAVEARLKPFGVRVLRVARRPRPGVHPPEMLAALLPEADVVVLLLPLTRETEGMVDARFLARMKPGALLVNAARGRVVRTPALLEALEAGRIRAVLDVTDPEPLPEDHPLWRAPGVYITPHVAGSSPRFLARAYALVREQVCRYLEGRPLRNVVREGY